A genome region from Pongo pygmaeus isolate AG05252 chromosome 17, NHGRI_mPonPyg2-v2.0_pri, whole genome shotgun sequence includes the following:
- the RNF152 gene encoding E3 ubiquitin-protein ligase RNF152 yields the protein METLSQDSLLECQICFNYYSPRRRPKLLDCKHTCCSVCLQQMRTSQKDVRCPWCRGVTKLPPGFSVSQLPDDPEVLAVIAIPHTSEHTPVFIKLPSNGCYMLPLPISKERALLPGDMGCRLLPGSQQKSVTVVTIPAEQQPLQGGAPQEAVEEEQDRRGVVKSSTWSGVCTVILVACVLVFLLGIVLHNMSCISKRFTVISCG from the coding sequence ATGGAGACGCTGTCCCAGGACTCTCTGCTAGAATGTCAGATCTGTTTCAATTACTACAGCCCTCGGCGCAGGCCCAAGTTGCTGGATTGCAAGCACACCTGCTGTTCAGTGTGCCTCCAGCAGATGAGGACCAGCCAGAAGGATGTGCGGTGCCCCTGGTGCCGCGGTGTCACCAAGCTGCCCCCTGGCTTCTCCGTGTCGCAGCTTCCTGATGACCCGGAGGTCCTGGCTGTCATCGCCATTCCACACACTTCTGAACACACCCCGGTCTTCATCAAACTTCCCAGCAATGGGTGCTACATGCTGCCCCTGCCCATCTCCAAGGAGCGTGCGCTGCTGCCCGGAGACATGGGCTGCCGCCTGCTGCCCGGGAGCCAGCAGAAGTCTGTCACCGTGGTGACCATCCCTGCTGAACAGCAGCCTCTGCAAGGCGGGGCTCCCCAGGAGGcggtggaggaggagcaggacAGGCGGGGCGTGGTGAAAAGCTCCACCTGGTCGGGGGTGTGCACTGTCATCTTGGTGGCTTGCGTCTTGGTCTTTCTCCTTGGCATCGTGCTTCACAACATGTCTTGCATTTCTAAGCGCTTCACTGTGATATCCTGTGGCTGA